taaatttattaatcttATTATTAGAAATGAAAGTGTTGGTTTTTTAAAGATTCTTAAGACTGAAGTACCTTGGTAAACTACATTTCTTAGGCTTCCACTTGAGTTTCTGAAAGTCTTTGTCGGGTCTTCCGTTTGATATACAGTTGAACTGCTCGTCGATGAGCTTACACGAACCTGGTTTGTAAAGCGGATACGTTTCATCTCTGATCCATTCACCGTCGAAGAACTCACAGTTCTTTAGAGATTCGCTCCATTTCTCGATCTCTTGCTTCACTAAAGAAACTGAATCACCTTTGCTTGATGAACTGGAATTGGCTGTCAGATCTACCGACACGGGTGGAGCTGATGTCTGGTTTCGAACATCATCGGTGGCGGTTCGTGTCTGATTACTCGATCCTGTCGGAGACTTATCTGGAAGCAGAGGTTGAGAAGCTGGGTTGGTTCCGTTTACGACCGGAGATTCAAAGGTTGCGTTTTTAGCAGCCGGAGTTCGTTTTTCCGGCGCCGGTGCTTGTAAAGTATTGTTTTTGGCAACTGGGTTGGTTCTGTTTCCGACCGGAGATTCAAAGGTTGGGTTTTTAGCGATCGGAGTTCGATTTTCCGGCGCCGGTGCTTGTAAAGTACTGTTTTTGGCAACTGGGTTGGTTCCGTTTATGGTCGGAGATCCAAAGGTTGTGTTTTTAGCAACCGGAGTTCGATTTTCCGGCGCCGGTGATTGCAAAGTACTGTTTTTGGCGACGTCGGGGACAGGGACGGTGGTGTTAGAGGTGGCGTCGCTAGATCTATTGGTGGGGGTCGTTGAAGTGGCGTTGGGGATGATGTAGGAGAAGATCGAAGAGAAGTGAGATCCGTCTGATGAAGGagcggtggtggtggaggagaaggaagagaagaTGTTGGAGAACCAAGGGGAAGACGAGTTTGTAGAAGGGCTAAAGGCGAAGAAGAGAGTGACAGCGACGAAGGTGATTACGAAGGCGTAAGCGAAAGTTGAGGTTTTTCTCGGTTTCACGGCGGAGAAGAAGCTTTTGATTTCGGCTGCGACGGCggttgttgttgtagttgttgaTGTTCCGTTGTGAATCGGCGTATACTTGACGGCGTCTGACGCCATAGACGGAGAGGGGAGAGAGACAGTGATAAGTGGGGGAATGTGGAGGGAGTTCGTGGCGCGTGACGAGTGTTTTGGTGGTTCGGTAAGAGAAAATAATGCTGTTGTTTAgggttagagagagaaagaagtgcAGAGATGTGTGTACGAAACCAGAAGTGGAGATGACTTTTTTAGAAACAGGGGGAATCGTTAAGACGACACCGTTAAAAGGATGACTTAAAGTAGAGAGTTTTCATTTAAATGCCCCTTGTTTTGAAGTTAATTACGGGAACATCACTCTCAAAGCGCGTGTCGGTGGTTCCAGATTCGAATTTTTGTGTTACAGTATATGCTTGTATAGTTGTATATATAGATATCCATAGGGTTTTGGATCTGGATCCGAGTAATAAGCGTCGCACAGATCCGGGTGATAAGTTTCTTCCTTGATGGTTAACTAGTGTAATCTGTTCTTTAATGTTAAAGGTATAACATTCTAGTCAAACTTATATGAACTAGTCATTAAATAAAATAGGGAAAGAAAATCTACGAGGCAAATGATCAAAGTCAAAATCAAATACGATTGTACATTTTTAGCCATAAGTAGAATAAACAATTTGGTGGGCTTATAGATGATACACTTCTAGTTAAGAGGAATCCAGATAGAGGGCTTCCCTTGTTTATCTTGCCAAAACTGTAAATCTATGGAATGCAAGTTCATAAGGCCAATACGTTGTCGCATATTTCCCTTCATCAATTAAACATCCTACCCCATCAGTTAGATGTAGCAATATAACTGACTGAATTATCTCAAAGGTTTATTGACAGCAAATGGTTCCAACTATATTACCACTAATCttatattgatatttatctttaaaTATGTTATATGTTTAGAGATATGTGATCTATGCGTAAtctttataataatgttttatcaTTGTTGATCCAAGAGTGTTTCATACACGCACCCTCGATTGATTTCCCTTCCCGTCGGAGATGTGAAGATCCACGCCAGGCCCGCTTCTCTGGTTTCCTTACACCACACGGCATCAGTGTTACAGATAATGGTCGATGGTGATGAGATCTGTAGAGGTAGCTGAGGCGCTGTGTGATAGCTTGGTGGTTGAGTGGTTTGTGCTGATTCCCATTCTAGTAGAAGCGCAATAGCTTTGGAGATAACTTCCGGCGGTGTGATCTGTTTGTTTTCGAAAGTGTGGAGGTTTCTGTTGATCCAAAGTCCCCAACATATCCAGGGGAAGAGGATGTGTATTAAGCTATTAGTAGGTATTGAACTTTTTCGATGGAGATATATATTGTGACCCATGTTTATCTTTACAGTGTTGAAATGGTCGAGTTGAATGTCAGATATTGGCAGAACCCCAAATGAAAGTAGTccgtgactttttttttttttttttttttgcatgagaGTCTGTGACTTGAGTCTTATTATTGAATCATGATTTCGTAGTTAATTAAGATGATGTGTTTAGTAAATCAAGAGGAAAGTGCTCGGAGGGATGGTGGTACCCTTGCGTTGCGTCTATAAAAGTCTTTAGCGCGTGGGACCGTTTCCTCCATCTACTGTATCGAGTCTCAACTGACCTTCTGCAATTTTTCTTCAAAACGCATTTTACCAGCTATTGGAGAATCTTTTAGCAATGACATCTTTTAATATTGTACTTATCTACCCTCAGAAAGTACTAGATAGAGTTATCTGTGTTTTGGATTCCATTAATGGATACGGCCATACGGAAAGCCGCCCCCCTGACTAAACCCTGAGAATGTATTTCTTTTCTCACCTTTTACACTTCATAatacatcattttttttattcgaataaaattttatttttttggggtATAATATGTGCATGTCATTCACATATTAACATGGTTCTAATCCTTTTTAAAACGAGgcaattaaatttgttttataaagcTAAACTTACATGTGAtttctctagttttttttaattattgaagAGAGGGGGCCCCCACCGGCTACTTGCTCATCGGTGACACTTTTCCAACTCATCCAGCTTCTGGATAAGCCTCTCTCCATCTCCTCACATCTcttctcaaaacaaaaaaaaaatatcttaaaattatGTCATTTGAAAAGTTTAGAATATTTCATCAGATATCTCTTCCTTCGAAAAGATTAAAAGAACACACAAAAGAATGGCAGCGCTAGCATCAAACCCTCAGATGTTAACGAGACAAGGTCACAGTAGTTACAAGAAGGAACAATTCTGGAAGAAAGAGAGTTTGAGTTTGGAGAAGAAGTGTGGGTTTTGTTGTGTGAAGGTTTACAATTATGAAAAGCTTGGGAGGTCACAAGTAGAGAAAGAGTGGAGGTTAGAAGCCTTTTGGT
This genomic stretch from Brassica napus cultivar Da-Ae chromosome C9, Da-Ae, whole genome shotgun sequence harbors:
- the LOC106375480 gene encoding protein trichome birefringence, giving the protein MASDAVKYTPIHNGTSTTTTTTAVAAEIKSFFSAVKPRKTSTFAYAFVITFVAVTLFFAFSPSTNSSSPWFSNIFSSFSSTTTAPSSDGSHFSSIFSYIIPNATSTTPTNRSSDATSNTTVPVPDVAKNSTLQSPAPENRTPVAKNTTFGSPTINGTNPVAKNSTLQAPAPENRTPIAKNPTFESPVGNRTNPVAKNNTLQAPAPEKRTPAAKNATFESPVVNGTNPASQPLLPDKSPTGSSNQTRTATDDVRNQTSAPPVSVDLTANSSSSSKGDSVSLVKQEIEKWSESLKNCEFFDGEWIRDETYPLYKPGSCKLIDEQFNCISNGRPDKDFQKLKWKPKKCSLPRLNGGILLEMLRGRRLVFVGDSLNRNMWESLVCILKGSVKDESKVYEARGRHHFRGEAEYSFVFQDYNCTVEFFVSPFLVQETEIVDKKGTKKETLRLDLVGKSSEQYKGADIIVFNTGHWWTHEKTSKGEDYYQEGSNVYHELAVLEAFRKALTTWGRWVEKNVNPNKSLVFFRGYSASHFSGGQWNSGGACDSETEPIKNETYLTPYPSKMKVLERVLRGMRTPVTYLNITRLTDYRKDGHPSVYRKHSLSDREKKTPLLYQDCSHWCLPGVPDSWNEILYAELLVKLSQLGKARRDP